From Leptodactylus fuscus isolate aLepFus1 chromosome 11, aLepFus1.hap2, whole genome shotgun sequence, one genomic window encodes:
- the LOC142185249 gene encoding vacuolar fusion protein MON1 homolog B-like, whose protein sequence is MSGASRDVGMMAEESQPPNLLPGGEGEPRPDHQEQIENGPNGDCQPLLPSEIQPQDNGSEVLDEARHDAIRDVRRDSHQCVIKEGSDDTNAQCNSSDTSVEDKTGETGDETEQVESGGLMEVPETSAMALSMNHNMATVDDAGTLDGSECLQQDCTVDPVGETDGLLYDGSQQPQSVQITGEEPLCNVSAEGSDTEHSNMEASACEAKLNDLVNDDPKELTDSASENTLEDSGDFPGISPGVGGVTSEASPPSTPVPREEDVTAESWRTKRKHVFVLSEAGKPIYSRYGNEEALSSTMGVMMALVSFVQSGNNSIRSIHSDMQKVVFLQQGPLVLVSVSRAPQSEEQLRKELQYVYYQIISMLTQASVARIFERKKNYDLRRLLAGSEKILDSLLDLLDTDPGFLLGAVRCVALPSPLRDSLSSILTKAITPNLVFSILVAEQQLVTVVQERAVIEDCRLDPADLHLLLNLIGASSAFQAGEIWTPICLPRFNPDGYFYAYISYLDPECTVCLVLLSTDKESFYAVSGCKRKIQEAMEAQNSLQALAGALRCCSYSVSLVGIPELLHFVYKPMDIPETYRQLPQFTSPEADGPYSSEEERQRLFDLYRYLHCRIHNSARPLRLIYHVAEKETLLAWVTSKFELYTAFSSLVTKVGAINVITKLLRWIKREEDRLFIRYPPKYSTTPVPGKGVKSSRTDRTDPSQNGFFTGL, encoded by the exons ATGTCCg GTgccagcagagatgtggggatgaTGGCCGAAGAATCACAACCACCTAATCTTCTACCAGGAGGAGAAGGGGAGCCTCGGCCTG ATCACCAGGAACAAATAGAAAATGGGCCAAATGGCGACTGTCAGCCTTTACTGCCATCAGAAATTCAGCCTCAGGATAACGGGTCGGAGGTTTTAGACGAGGCACGTCATGATGCCATACGTGATGTCAGACGCGATTCCCACCAGTGTGTGATAAAGGAGGGCTCTGATGACACCAATGCACAATGCAATAGCTCAGATACTTCTGTGGAAGACAAGACCGGTGAAACGGGTGATGAGACAGAACAGGTGGAGAGTGGAGGGTTAATGGAAGTACCAGAAACCTCAGCTATGGCTTTAAGTATGAACCACAATATGGctactgtagatgatgcggggacaCTAGATGGAAGTGAATGTTTACAACAAGACTGTACAGTAGATCCAGTTGGAGAGACTGATGGCCTATTGTATGATGGCAGCCAGCAACCACAGTCTGTGCAAATTACTGGTGAGGAGCCATTGTGCAACGTGTCAGCAGAAGGTAGTGACACTGAGCACAGCAATATGGAGGCCTCTGCTTGTGAAGCCAAACTAAATGATCTTGTGAACGACGACCCCAAGGAACTAACAGATTCTGCATCAGAAAATACACTAGAGGACTCCGGTGATTTCCCCGGTATCTCCCCGGGGGTGGGAGGAGTGACATCTGAGGCTTCTCCACCCTCTACCCCTGTTCCGCGAGAGGAGGATGTCACCGCAGAGAGCTGGCGCACAAAGCGGAAACACGTGTTTGTCTTGAGTGAGGCAGGAAAGCCTATCTACTCCCGCTATGGTAATGAAGAGGCCCTGTCTTCCACCATGGGTGTCATGATGGCGCTGGTCAGTTTTGTCCAGAGTGGAAATAACTCCATCCGCTCCATCCATTCTG ACATGCAGAAAGTCGTCTTCCTGCAGCAGGGCCCCTTGGTATTGGTGTCTGTATCCCGGGCCCCTCAGTCAGAGGAGCAGCTGAGGAAGGAGCTGCAGTACGTTTACTACCAGATTATCAGTATGCTCACCCAGGCCAGTGTTGCGCGGATATTTGAGCGCAAGAAGAATTATGACCTGCGGCGTCTACTTGCAGGCTCTGAAAAGATCTTGGACAGCCTGTTGGACTTGCTAGATACTGACCCCGGCTTCCTTCTTGGGGCTGTTCGGTGTGTGGCTTTGCCCAGCCCATTGCGGGACTCCTTGAGCTCCATTCTTACCAAGGCCATCACTCCCAATTTAGTGTTCTCCATCTTAGTAGCAGAACAGCAGCTTGTGACTGTGGTGCAGGAGAGAGCAGTCATTGAGGATTGTCGCCTGGACCCTGCTGATCTCCACCTGCTGCTGAACCTCATCGGGGCCTCCTCTGCCTTTCAGGCAGGTGAGATCTGGACTCCTATCTGCCTGCCGCGGTTTAACCCAGATGGCTACTTTTATGCTTACATCTCATACTTGGACCCCGAATGCACTGTGTGTTTGGTGCTGCTATCCACAGATAAAGAGTCTTTCTATGCTGTGTCTGGCTGTAAGAGAAAGATCCAGGAGGCCATGGAAGCACAGAACTCTCTCCAGGCTCTGGCTGGGGCCCTCCGCTGCTGCTCATATAGTGTCTCACTTGTAGGGATCCCTGAACTCTTGCATTTTGTGTACAAGCCCATGGACATCCCAGAAACCTACCGACAGCTTCCACAATTCACCAG TCCTGAAGCAGATGGTCCGTACTCCagtgaggaggagagacagagactCTTTGATCTGTACCGCTACCTGCACTGCCGCATTCACAACTCAGCAAGACCCCTGCGGCTCATCTACCATGTGGCTGAGAAGGAGACGCTGCTAGCCTGG GTAACCAGTAAGTTTGAGCTATACACGGCATTCAGCTCCCTAGTAACAAAGGTGGGTGCAATAAATGTCATAACCAAGCTGCTCCGCTGGATCAAGAGGGAGGAAGATCGTCTATTCATACGTTACCCTCCAAAATATTCCACAACCCCTGTCCCTGGGAAAGGAGTTAAATCCAGCCGGACAGATAGGACTGACCCTTCTCAGAACGGCTTCTTCACTGGACTCTAG